One Desulfovibrio fairfieldensis genomic window carries:
- a CDS encoding HpcH/HpaI aldolase/citrate lyase family protein: protein MAVMRSIFYVPGNNPKFIEKAPTIPADIITLDLEDAVPPSEKENARKMIVENMHKIAKESVSGAEIYVRINNWETEMTNDDLEAVVQPGLNGVTLAKTGHPDDVKRLAWKLEELERRRGMEIGSVKISMLLETAKGIMNAYECCMASPRNVNAIFGAVDYCRDMHVKITNEAVEQLWGRAKVAIACRAAGLVAIDAPFVSFKDTEAFEQNVRDGLQMGYGGRMIIHPSQVEPSNRLYAPDPADVEWAQGVVKVFEEEGLAKGKAAVSYLGKMVDTPVYDNARDILAAQAEIDAKNKK from the coding sequence ATGGCTGTTATGCGTTCCATCTTCTATGTGCCCGGTAACAATCCCAAATTCATTGAAAAAGCGCCCACCATCCCCGCCGACATCATCACGCTGGACCTGGAAGACGCCGTTCCCCCGTCCGAGAAGGAAAACGCGCGCAAGATGATCGTCGAGAATATGCACAAGATCGCCAAGGAAAGCGTGAGCGGCGCTGAAATCTATGTGCGCATCAACAACTGGGAAACCGAAATGACCAACGATGACCTGGAAGCCGTGGTGCAGCCCGGCCTCAACGGCGTCACCCTGGCCAAGACCGGTCATCCCGACGACGTGAAGCGCCTGGCTTGGAAGCTGGAAGAGCTGGAACGCCGCCGCGGCATGGAAATCGGCTCCGTGAAAATCTCCATGCTGCTGGAAACGGCCAAGGGCATCATGAACGCCTATGAATGCTGCATGGCCAGCCCGCGCAACGTCAACGCCATCTTCGGCGCCGTGGACTATTGCCGCGACATGCACGTCAAAATCACCAACGAAGCCGTGGAGCAGCTCTGGGGCCGCGCCAAGGTCGCCATCGCCTGCCGCGCCGCCGGCCTTGTGGCCATCGACGCCCCCTTCGTCTCCTTCAAGGACACCGAAGCTTTCGAGCAGAACGTGCGCGACGGCCTGCAGATGGGCTACGGCGGCCGCATGATCATTCATCCCAGCCAGGTGGAGCCCTCCAACCGCCTGTACGCCCCCGACCCGGCCGACGTGGAATGGGCCCAGGGCGTGGTGAAAGTGTTCGAGGAAGAAGGCCTCGCCAAGGGCAAGGCCGCCGTGTCCTACCTGGGCAAGATGGTTGATACGCCCGTGTATGACAACGCCAGAGACATCCTGGCCGCCCAGGCTGAAATCGACGCCAAGAACAAGAAATAA
- a CDS encoding FCD domain-containing protein, which yields MTCLLEDIRAGIYQEGQKLPSERELMEEFGVGRPAVREALSALGRMGLIEISPGMRARVCKLTLKPLLGEMRATLQIYSSSPDGWRQLHDLRLFFETSVARQLAHQVTDEQLKALKDILADQRNFLDRSEIRSFAEADIAFHRALVEFLDNPFLGLLAEGFGGWLITPLYASMQVRRQSERSYTAHVAVFEALKKRNSDLAEQAMRSHLEEMRSIYQVDLMAAREAREGEEAFAAMDQAVPAQPGEQEFPPMPFGMPERAPG from the coding sequence TTGACCTGTCTTCTGGAGGATATCCGGGCGGGTATCTACCAAGAAGGGCAAAAGCTGCCTTCCGAGCGGGAACTCATGGAGGAGTTCGGCGTGGGGCGGCCTGCGGTGCGCGAGGCCTTGTCCGCGCTGGGCCGCATGGGGTTGATCGAAATATCGCCCGGCATGCGCGCCAGGGTCTGCAAGCTGACGCTCAAACCCCTGCTGGGGGAGATGCGGGCCACCTTGCAGATTTATTCCAGTTCCCCGGACGGCTGGCGGCAGCTGCACGACCTGCGCCTCTTTTTTGAAACCTCCGTGGCCCGGCAACTGGCGCATCAGGTGACGGACGAGCAGTTGAAGGCCTTGAAGGATATTCTCGCCGATCAGCGGAACTTTCTGGACAGATCGGAAATCCGCTCTTTTGCCGAGGCGGATATCGCCTTTCACCGCGCTCTGGTGGAATTTCTGGACAATCCTTTTCTGGGCCTGCTGGCCGAGGGCTTCGGCGGCTGGCTGATCACGCCCCTGTATGCCTCCATGCAGGTGCGGCGGCAGAGCGAGCGCTCGTATACCGCGCACGTGGCCGTCTTTGAGGCCCTGAAAAAGCGTAATTCGGACCTGGCCGAACAGGCCATGCGTTCACATCTGGAAGAAATGCGCAGCATCTATCAGGTTGACCTGATGGCCGCGCGGGAAGCCCGGGAAGGCGAAGAGGCTTTTGCCGCCATGGATCAGGCGGTTCCGGCCCAGCCGGGCGAGCAGGAGTTTCCGCCCATGCCGTTCGGCATGCCCGAGCGTGCGCCGGGTTAG
- a CDS encoding amidohydrolase family protein — MFIDIHTHAFHPKIAYKAVDHLNNFYNVACAGDGTIDHLLAREKHAGVDKCVVLCAATAPAQVIPANNYAMSLQKAHAEVIGFGTLHPGYANWEAELQRIKAAGLRGLKLHPDFQGFWLNDPRLLPIFEAAQKDFIFEIHIGDNISPEKNPSCPYKLAAILDAFPGLTIIAAHLGGYRMWEHAMKVLGGRRRENLWFDTSSVTPFVTPEELRALLAAFPQERLLFGTDWPLYDPEEELERLQRMAGLDDARLEAVMSNAERLFAAQGPALA, encoded by the coding sequence ATGTTCATTGATATCCATACCCACGCCTTCCATCCCAAAATCGCATACAAGGCCGTGGACCACCTCAACAATTTCTACAACGTGGCCTGCGCCGGCGACGGCACCATCGACCATCTGCTGGCCCGCGAAAAGCACGCCGGAGTGGACAAATGCGTGGTGCTCTGCGCCGCCACGGCCCCGGCCCAGGTCATTCCGGCCAACAATTACGCCATGAGCCTGCAAAAGGCCCATGCCGAAGTCATCGGCTTCGGCACCCTGCATCCCGGCTACGCCAACTGGGAGGCGGAGCTCCAGCGCATCAAGGCGGCCGGGCTGCGCGGCCTGAAACTCCATCCGGACTTTCAGGGGTTCTGGCTCAACGACCCGCGCCTGCTGCCCATTTTTGAAGCGGCTCAAAAGGATTTTATTTTTGAAATCCATATCGGCGACAATATCAGCCCGGAGAAAAATCCTTCCTGCCCTTACAAGCTGGCGGCCATTCTGGATGCTTTTCCGGGCCTGACCATTATTGCGGCTCATCTGGGCGGCTACCGCATGTGGGAACACGCAATGAAGGTCCTGGGCGGACGGCGGCGCGAAAATCTCTGGTTCGACACCTCCAGCGTCACCCCCTTTGTGACGCCGGAGGAATTGCGCGCCCTGCTGGCCGCCTTTCCCCAGGAGCGCCTGCTCTTCGGCACGGACTGGCCGTTGTACGATCCCGAGGAAGAGCTGGAGCGCCTGCAACGCATGGCCGGGCTGGACGATGCCCGGTTGGAGGCGGTCATGAGCAATGCCGAACGGCTTTTCGCGGCCCAGGGCCCGGCCCTGGCGTGA
- a CDS encoding D-2-hydroxyacid dehydrogenase produces MKIVILDGAILNPGDVDWGPIEALGEVTVYDETAKEQLAERAKGADVLLANKTCLRRDDLPILDSVRMVGVLATGYNTVDVEAFAERNIPVCNVVAYGVDDVAQHAMALLLELCRHTSQHTESVKAGDWERAEQWCYWKYTPLCLEGLTMGIVGFGSIGRRVGELAHAFGMSVLAHCRTPKNPPSYSPFAFASLDQLLAGSDVISLHCPLTPQTRNLINAKSLAKMRKGAILLNTARGPLVDEAAAAEALKSGQLRGLGTDVLSKEPPSRDNPLLSAPNTLITPHIAWATVKARQNIIDLTAENIRRWQEGNQVNVVNGVGKA; encoded by the coding sequence ATGAAGATAGTCATTCTCGACGGCGCCATACTCAATCCCGGCGATGTGGACTGGGGCCCCATTGAAGCCCTGGGCGAAGTGACCGTGTACGATGAAACCGCCAAAGAGCAATTGGCGGAACGGGCCAAAGGCGCCGACGTCCTGCTGGCGAACAAAACCTGCCTGCGCCGCGACGATCTCCCCATTCTGGACAGCGTGCGCATGGTGGGCGTGCTGGCCACGGGCTATAATACAGTGGATGTGGAGGCTTTTGCCGAGCGCAATATCCCGGTCTGCAACGTGGTGGCCTATGGCGTGGACGACGTGGCCCAGCACGCCATGGCCCTTTTGCTGGAACTCTGCCGCCACACCAGCCAGCATACCGAAAGCGTCAAGGCCGGAGACTGGGAACGGGCCGAGCAATGGTGCTACTGGAAATACACACCCCTCTGTCTGGAAGGACTGACCATGGGCATTGTCGGTTTCGGCTCCATCGGCCGCCGGGTGGGCGAGCTGGCCCATGCCTTCGGCATGAGCGTGCTGGCCCACTGCCGCACGCCCAAGAATCCGCCGTCCTACAGCCCCTTCGCTTTTGCCTCTCTGGACCAGCTTCTGGCGGGATCGGACGTCATTTCCCTGCACTGCCCGCTCACGCCCCAGACCCGCAACCTGATCAACGCCAAGAGCCTGGCCAAAATGCGCAAGGGGGCTATCCTGCTGAATACCGCGCGCGGCCCGCTGGTGGACGAGGCGGCCGCCGCCGAAGCCCTGAAAAGCGGACAATTGCGCGGCCTGGGCACGGACGTGCTCTCCAAGGAACCGCCCAGCCGGGACAATCCCCTGCTCAGCGCGCCCAATACCCTGATCACCCCGCATATCGCCTGGGCCACGGTTAAGGCCCGCCAGAACATCATTGACCTCACGGCGGAAAATATTCGCCGCTGGCAGGAGGGCAACCAAGTCAATGTGGTCAACGGCGTGGGCAAGGCCTAA
- the pal gene encoding peptidoglycan-associated lipoprotein Pal: MKRYALILALVMALAAGFGCAKKTTGEPGYDDGLTPEMRAAIQQITDARVYFAFDKFNIQPEYKDMLKTKAELMKKYPSIRVRIEGNCDDRGTQEYNLALGERRARAAYEYLVTLGVNPSQLEMISYGKENPAVQGTGEAVWAKNRRDDFRVIAH; encoded by the coding sequence ATGAAACGCTACGCTCTTATTCTCGCTCTGGTTATGGCCCTGGCCGCCGGTTTCGGCTGCGCGAAGAAAACCACCGGTGAACCCGGCTACGATGACGGCCTGACCCCTGAAATGCGCGCCGCCATTCAGCAGATCACTGATGCCCGCGTGTACTTCGCTTTCGACAAATTCAACATTCAGCCCGAATACAAAGACATGCTGAAGACCAAGGCTGAGCTGATGAAGAAATACCCCAGCATTCGCGTGCGCATTGAAGGCAACTGCGACGACCGCGGTACCCAGGAATACAACCTGGCCCTCGGCGAACGCCGCGCCCGCGCTGCCTATGAATACCTGGTCACCCTGGGCGTGAACCCCAGCCAGCTTGAAATGATCAGCTACGGCAAGGAAAATCCGGCCGTTCAGGGCACCGGCGAAGCCGTGTGGGCCAAGAACCGCCGCGACGACTTCCGCGTGATTGCCCACTAG
- a CDS encoding PD40 domain-containing protein, whose protein sequence is MKKTLLLLALALSVALGPLPGTRAEAAMRVDIMNPGQNIVNLALAAPLKGPQAQATGMGAELQTLVEQNLSFLPFMRLTDPKAVLGGVVLAGYEPPALDFKRFQLAGSDIVVTTFWPDGDSGTKPVQIRAFETNTGGRLFGKEYPKVNKRDLPEVADRFCADLLEALTGNGAFFRSTLAFVKKTGKMSANVWLVKPTGRDLRQITNIPGEALSPAWSPDGRFVVFSHIDPKSHALGVWDRSTGKVQRIRFPGNVVIGPAFMPDNKVAVALSNGKYPVIFLLNHVFQKERVLEQSNAINVSPTFDSTGTKMAFTSSRLGGPQIFLKDLSSGSITRVSKNGTYNTEANLSPDGTLVVYSRMTDFGHRIFVQDMLTGMERQITFGPGSDEQPSFCADSYFIAFASTRNGGRGIYLTTRHGGDAKQVPTGGGAASFPRWGMPVTQK, encoded by the coding sequence ATGAAAAAAACCCTTCTTCTCCTGGCCCTGGCTCTCTCCGTGGCGCTGGGGCCGTTGCCCGGCACCCGGGCCGAGGCGGCCATGCGCGTGGATATCATGAATCCCGGCCAGAATATCGTCAATCTGGCTTTGGCCGCCCCGCTCAAGGGCCCCCAGGCTCAGGCCACGGGCATGGGCGCGGAATTGCAGACCCTGGTGGAGCAGAACCTCAGCTTCCTGCCTTTCATGCGCCTCACTGACCCCAAGGCCGTGCTGGGCGGCGTGGTGCTGGCGGGCTACGAACCGCCCGCTCTGGACTTCAAGCGTTTCCAACTGGCCGGTTCGGACATCGTGGTCACCACCTTCTGGCCCGACGGCGACAGCGGCACCAAACCCGTCCAGATCCGCGCTTTTGAAACCAATACCGGCGGCCGCCTGTTCGGCAAGGAATATCCCAAAGTCAACAAGCGCGATCTGCCCGAAGTGGCCGACCGCTTCTGCGCCGACCTGCTGGAAGCCCTGACCGGCAACGGCGCCTTTTTCCGCTCCACCCTCGCTTTTGTGAAAAAGACCGGCAAAATGAGCGCCAACGTCTGGCTGGTCAAGCCCACGGGCCGCGACCTGCGCCAGATCACCAACATTCCGGGCGAGGCCCTTTCCCCGGCCTGGTCCCCGGACGGCCGCTTTGTGGTCTTCAGCCACATCGACCCCAAATCCCACGCCCTGGGCGTGTGGGACCGCTCCACCGGCAAGGTGCAGCGCATCCGCTTCCCCGGCAACGTGGTCATCGGCCCGGCTTTCATGCCCGACAACAAGGTGGCCGTGGCCCTCTCCAACGGCAAGTATCCGGTCATCTTCCTGCTCAACCACGTTTTCCAGAAGGAACGCGTGCTGGAACAGAGCAACGCCATCAACGTTTCGCCCACCTTTGACAGCACGGGCACCAAGATGGCCTTCACCTCCTCCCGCTTGGGCGGCCCGCAGATCTTTCTCAAGGACTTGAGCAGCGGCAGCATCACCCGGGTGAGCAAGAACGGCACCTACAACACCGAGGCCAACCTCTCCCCGGACGGCACCCTGGTGGTCTACAGCCGGATGACCGATTTCGGCCACCGCATTTTCGTGCAGGACATGCTCACGGGCATGGAGCGCCAGATCACTTTCGGGCCCGGCAGCGACGAGCAGCCCTCCTTCTGCGCGGACAGCTACTTCATCGCCTTTGCCTCCACTCGCAACGGCGGACGCGGCATCTACCTGACCACCCGCCACGGCGGCGACGCCAAGCAGGTGCCCACCGGCGGCGGCGCGGCCTCTTTCCCGCGCTGGGGCATGCCGGTGACGCAGAAGTAA
- a CDS encoding TonB family protein, with the protein MPSILRTGLAVLLTPLLFTAVPAAGASLAAADQNGGYSGKVLDKVITVWAPPPALKGEFEVRLKVSLDGQGKVLNCAPTKASGMEALDSSACGAVRQAAPFGTPPYGMPLDVHLAFWTGMPKGKAKTETLSNEEAMRAEVLARDKAERLMGQQRASSVEERARERAEAIAKSAGRPLPEVAPAPVAPPARAKTAADAGRQKKAAKGPRAGLSPDSPATEAIKPAKEKTAAPKTAKAEAAPPAPSGTGLSEEEMRLDLSGASAGHAAVTAPAPMTAPAAADTVTTAPRSGQDEPRSMAQDQYDPRYRKYFSTITWNLRNAMFIPAETAPGTYYATVRLQVDAAGAIKKSTLLQSSGDQRLDKFVLQGIRRAGSVEPPPAGLGNTLDLTFTLVRR; encoded by the coding sequence ATGCCATCCATCTTGCGCACGGGCCTTGCGGTCCTGCTCACACCCCTGCTTTTCACGGCGGTTCCGGCTGCCGGGGCAAGTCTGGCGGCGGCGGATCAGAACGGCGGCTACTCCGGCAAGGTGCTGGACAAGGTCATCACGGTCTGGGCGCCGCCTCCGGCGCTCAAGGGCGAGTTTGAAGTCAGGCTGAAAGTTTCTCTGGACGGCCAGGGCAAGGTACTGAACTGCGCGCCCACCAAGGCCTCGGGCATGGAAGCTCTGGACAGCTCCGCCTGCGGCGCTGTGCGCCAGGCGGCTCCGTTCGGCACGCCGCCCTACGGCATGCCCCTTGACGTGCACCTGGCCTTCTGGACCGGCATGCCCAAGGGCAAGGCCAAAACCGAAACCCTTTCCAATGAAGAGGCTATGCGGGCCGAAGTTCTCGCCCGCGACAAGGCCGAGCGGCTCATGGGCCAGCAACGGGCCAGCTCCGTCGAGGAGCGCGCCCGTGAACGTGCCGAGGCCATTGCCAAAAGCGCGGGCCGGCCCCTGCCCGAGGTCGCGCCCGCGCCCGTGGCCCCACCGGCGCGCGCCAAGACGGCAGCCGACGCCGGAAGACAGAAAAAAGCCGCCAAAGGACCGCGGGCCGGTCTGAGCCCGGACAGTCCGGCCACCGAGGCCATCAAACCCGCCAAGGAAAAGACCGCCGCCCCCAAAACGGCCAAAGCCGAAGCCGCGCCGCCCGCGCCATCGGGCACGGGCCTCTCCGAAGAGGAAATGCGCCTGGATCTCTCCGGCGCGTCCGCCGGGCATGCGGCAGTTACGGCGCCAGCCCCGATGACGGCCCCGGCCGCTGCGGACACGGTTACGACCGCGCCGCGGAGCGGACAGGACGAGCCCCGGAGCATGGCGCAGGACCAGTACGACCCGCGCTACCGTAAGTATTTTTCCACCATTACCTGGAATCTGCGCAACGCCATGTTCATTCCCGCGGAAACAGCGCCGGGCACCTATTATGCCACGGTGCGTCTGCAGGTGGACGCCGCGGGCGCCATCAAGAAATCCACCCTGTTGCAGAGCAGCGGGGACCAGCGACTTGACAAATTCGTGCTCCAGGGCATACGCCGGGCGGGCAGCGTGGAACCGCCGCCCGCGGGCCTCGGCAACACGTTGGATCTCACCTTTACACTGGTGCGCCGCTGA